The following coding sequences are from one Paenibacillus sp. FSL R5-0912 window:
- a CDS encoding LTA synthase family protein, producing the protein MSRLLPSKRLSYLLLVLLAGGFVLNFFLQAASFSMNISGALQWTRGYPWLYGAGGLFLFFILLLSSVILPNTYAGPAVVSLMCLMLGVADYQKLVTRGEPLFPWDLMLVKNAGEMSKITKGMISPLAVIAAILVAVGLVYMIRKLPRNRIKLPLRLSLGGISVALSAGFLVLVSGHSSVVTAMNYQNIFWNQKVNYSQNGFIFAFAGNLRQSLLEKPEGYSREAVEAVSAKYSALPDEPAVASPGEQPNILFMMDEAFFDPTRLPGYTLSEDPLKFIHTAADETPSGYLLSPEFGGNTANVEFEAMTGLSMYFLGDGTIPYQQRIVKMSSMPSIVSILKSRGYHAQALHPFDETFYNRNRVYPVLGFDSFISEKDLPDANRLTPDGYISDKAAVQEAVRELKSASRPAFLHLVTMQNHFPFTKGLNGPNTITVEGGQPAQKDELETYVQDTKLTDEALAYLQEELLTIERPTVAVFWGDHLPALTAGIYTEAGWDQEPRLKHETELLILANYDIGNEPLGTLSPAYLGPTVFRLSGQPLPAYYKLLEQVQEEIPGLSKNVLVGSGSSGILTGLTPGQQELLDDYRLIEYDLLEGEKYAEGLMF; encoded by the coding sequence TTGTCGCGGTTATTGCCTTCCAAACGTTTGTCGTATTTGCTGTTAGTCTTGCTGGCCGGGGGATTTGTGCTGAATTTTTTCCTGCAGGCAGCATCCTTTAGTATGAATATATCCGGTGCTCTGCAGTGGACCCGCGGTTACCCTTGGCTGTATGGTGCGGGAGGTCTGTTCCTTTTCTTCATTCTGCTCTTAAGTTCAGTGATATTGCCTAATACATATGCAGGGCCTGCAGTTGTCAGTTTAATGTGTCTAATGCTGGGTGTAGCTGATTATCAGAAGCTTGTCACGCGAGGAGAGCCGCTTTTTCCATGGGATCTGATGCTGGTCAAGAATGCCGGTGAAATGAGCAAGATTACCAAAGGAATGATCTCACCGCTGGCGGTAATAGCCGCAATATTAGTGGCTGTTGGTCTGGTGTACATGATCCGCAAGTTGCCCAGGAACAGAATCAAGCTGCCTTTACGCTTAAGCCTGGGCGGAATCTCAGTCGCGCTGAGCGCAGGTTTTCTTGTGCTTGTGTCGGGCCATTCGTCTGTTGTTACCGCTATGAACTACCAGAACATCTTCTGGAACCAGAAGGTTAATTATTCGCAGAACGGATTCATATTTGCTTTTGCCGGGAATTTGCGGCAGAGCCTGCTGGAGAAGCCCGAAGGGTACAGCCGTGAAGCGGTTGAAGCGGTGTCAGCTAAGTATTCGGCATTGCCGGATGAACCGGCGGTAGCCAGTCCCGGGGAACAGCCGAATATACTGTTTATGATGGATGAGGCTTTCTTTGACCCTACGCGTCTGCCGGGGTATACCTTAAGCGAAGATCCGCTGAAATTCATTCATACGGCGGCGGATGAGACTCCGTCTGGTTATTTGCTGTCACCGGAATTCGGCGGCAATACAGCCAATGTTGAATTCGAGGCCATGACCGGGCTGTCGATGTATTTCCTTGGGGACGGAACCATTCCCTATCAACAGCGGATTGTCAAAATGTCCTCAATGCCGTCCATCGTCAGTATTCTAAAATCGCGGGGCTACCATGCACAGGCGCTGCATCCGTTCGATGAGACCTTCTATAACCGCAACCGTGTCTATCCGGTACTTGGTTTTGACAGCTTCATCAGTGAAAAGGATCTGCCGGATGCTAACCGCCTCACCCCGGATGGCTATATATCCGACAAGGCTGCTGTACAGGAGGCTGTCCGCGAGCTTAAGTCGGCGTCGAGGCCGGCCTTCCTGCATCTGGTGACGATGCAGAATCATTTCCCGTTCACCAAAGGGCTGAACGGACCGAACACGATTACCGTAGAAGGCGGACAGCCGGCGCAGAAGGACGAACTGGAGACTTACGTGCAGGATACTAAGCTGACCGACGAGGCACTGGCTTATCTGCAGGAAGAGCTGCTGACGATTGAACGTCCAACCGTTGCTGTATTCTGGGGCGACCATCTGCCGGCGCTGACCGCCGGGATCTATACAGAGGCCGGCTGGGATCAGGAGCCTAGATTGAAGCACGAGACGGAGCTGCTGATTCTGGCTAACTATGATATCGGAAATGAGCCGCTGGGGACACTTAGTCCGGCTTACCTTGGCCCAACCGTCTTTAGACTATCCGGCCAGCCGCTGCCTGCCTATTACAAGCTGCTGGAGCAGGTGCAGGAAGAAATCCCCGGCCTCAGCAAGAATGTGCTGGTCGGGTCCGGCAGCAGCGGAATCCTGACTGGATTGACACCCGGGCAGCAGGAGCTGCTGGATGACTATCGCCTGATCGAATATGATCTGCTGGAAGGGGAGAAGTACGCGGAAGGCTTAATGTTCTAA
- a CDS encoding BtrH N-terminal domain-containing protein: MIINGIQMKRESKSFTDALYAVLTAAGLFHGPTFMLSGLSGMAFKFSVHEKLFPFSVTAYGQWGKEHGPAIDNLGVLTGHSGGRTRHDSFAVYQQAAIEDVKHSLDRGLACVYWIPEFGVVHGYDEDDRVFYVQDGSSIETRYVLYDNFGLNITPFWYCQFFGDKVDIPLHDAVLESLRLALEDWETPYKTLPDQSIASGRMAYSFLIRALQQGKFDSSGAVYILESLLTARSEIRSYLQEVQSVLPGLNEVHSIYAELDEMLCGQSKAAHTLINGSMTLVQQQLPSLCAALQQALELEERAMQQFRLISGRYPDRKRSILPRWGAHTAR; the protein is encoded by the coding sequence GTGATCATTAACGGAATACAAATGAAGCGCGAATCCAAATCTTTTACCGATGCCCTCTATGCCGTCCTCACTGCCGCAGGGTTATTCCATGGACCCACATTCATGCTCTCCGGGCTCAGCGGTATGGCCTTCAAATTCTCTGTGCATGAGAAGCTCTTCCCCTTCTCCGTTACCGCTTATGGACAGTGGGGCAAAGAGCATGGACCGGCCATCGATAATCTCGGCGTCCTTACCGGACATAGCGGAGGGAGAACAAGACATGATTCGTTCGCCGTATATCAGCAGGCCGCCATTGAAGATGTGAAGCATAGTCTGGACCGCGGACTCGCCTGTGTCTACTGGATACCGGAGTTCGGCGTTGTTCACGGCTATGATGAGGACGACCGGGTGTTCTATGTGCAGGATGGATCGTCCATCGAGACCCGTTATGTGCTCTATGATAACTTCGGCCTCAACATTACCCCGTTCTGGTATTGCCAGTTTTTCGGAGATAAGGTTGATATTCCGCTGCATGACGCAGTACTGGAATCACTGAGGCTCGCCCTTGAGGATTGGGAGACTCCATACAAAACACTGCCCGATCAGAGCATTGCATCAGGCAGAATGGCTTACAGTTTCCTGATCCGGGCTCTTCAGCAGGGAAAGTTCGACAGCAGCGGAGCCGTCTATATTCTCGAATCACTCCTGACAGCGCGCTCAGAGATCCGGAGTTATCTGCAGGAGGTTCAGTCCGTCTTGCCGGGGCTGAATGAGGTTCATAGCATTTATGCTGAGCTGGATGAGATGTTGTGCGGGCAGTCGAAGGCTGCTCATACGCTGATTAACGGCAGCATGACGCTGGTGCAGCAGCAGCTTCCCTCACTCTGTGCCGCCTTGCAGCAGGCGCTTGAGCTGGAGGAACGCGCTATGCAGCAGTTTAGATTAATCTCCGGGCGGTATCCGGACCGGAAACGTTCCATTCTGCCAAGATGGGGGGCGCATACGGCCAGATGA
- a CDS encoding helix-turn-helix transcriptional regulator: MSHIHRIQWFDQQIRNACYPNSNILAEQFEISRRQAQRDIEYMAESLRAPLRYVASQRGYMYEDNSFVLPHLYITDEEQQVLKYLAYRYSHYDYENGQTIRRVGGLLERFTDQPLQAGEYRLPLFEVNARRLQVIGLLEQAIQARRVVHILCRKQPDNPRELYLCPMKLSRRLDEDYVLAAVEGNCQTEFYNLSEILQLKLTDRYFATNEEFPSAPPEQIRKLKPFTARIRLSGMPADSSWGGYTIRSADGEVYEIEFIDTDAFVGQLFSSEWSEILSPKWLKEKVRIRCQNVLNLLNEQESRSDH; encoded by the coding sequence ATGAGCCATATTCACCGTATTCAGTGGTTCGACCAGCAAATCAGAAATGCCTGTTATCCGAACAGTAATATTCTTGCGGAGCAATTCGAAATCTCCAGGCGCCAGGCGCAGCGGGATATTGAATATATGGCGGAATCTTTGCGGGCTCCGCTCCGGTACGTGGCCAGCCAGCGCGGGTATATGTACGAGGATAACAGCTTTGTGCTGCCTCATCTGTACATCACCGACGAAGAGCAGCAGGTACTGAAATATCTGGCTTACCGGTACAGCCATTATGATTATGAGAACGGCCAGACTATCCGGAGAGTCGGCGGTCTGCTGGAACGGTTCACAGATCAGCCCTTGCAGGCTGGAGAATACAGGCTGCCTCTGTTTGAAGTAAATGCCCGGCGTCTGCAGGTCATCGGGCTCTTAGAGCAAGCTATTCAAGCCCGCAGGGTAGTCCATATCCTCTGCCGGAAGCAGCCGGATAACCCCAGGGAATTATATCTCTGTCCAATGAAGCTGAGCCGCCGTCTGGATGAAGATTATGTGCTTGCAGCTGTCGAAGGGAACTGCCAGACGGAGTTCTATAACTTGTCCGAGATCCTGCAGCTGAAGCTGACGGACAGATATTTTGCAACAAACGAAGAATTCCCATCGGCTCCGCCGGAACAGATCCGGAAGCTGAAGCCGTTCACAGCCAGAATCCGGCTGAGCGGTATGCCTGCGGATTCCTCATGGGGAGGGTATACGATCCGATCCGCTGATGGAGAAGTCTATGAAATTGAATTTATTGACACGGATGCCTTTGTGGGGCAGCTGTTCAGCTCGGAATGGTCTGAAATTCTGTCCCCCAAATGGCTGAAAGAGAAAGTAAGGATCAGATGCCAGAACGTACTGAATCTGCTGAATGAACAGGAGAGCCGGAGTGATCATTAA
- a CDS encoding substrate-binding domain-containing protein has translation MKKLWLVYVLLIGIFLIYVLNYKQQGDSADPWETAGLRGNIEDKYVMVTFQIGIDYWKSVLKGFEDAAEELNVSVEYHGSTQHNANEQMTVLEQTIAKKPAGIAISAVNSKLLTATINKAVEAGIPVVLFDSGAPDSKAYSFLGTDNYNAGTQAAHKMAELTGSKGEVAIITTPDQHNHQERTDGFSDTIRSEYPEMKLVGIKNGRGDQVASREAAELLLGEYPQLAGIFATESNGGIGVAEAVDAAHGNGLVPQIISFDTDKGTLDLVKEGKIAATMAQGTWNMGYWSLTELFHLHRDLEADPEAYANHKPVPVPDTVDTGIDVVTRVNVDNYYAK, from the coding sequence GTGAAAAAGCTCTGGCTTGTCTACGTGCTGCTGATCGGCATCTTCCTGATCTACGTGCTGAACTACAAGCAGCAGGGGGATTCGGCGGACCCGTGGGAGACAGCCGGACTGCGCGGGAATATTGAAGATAAATATGTGATGGTCACGTTCCAGATCGGAATCGACTACTGGAAAAGCGTGCTGAAGGGCTTCGAGGATGCTGCAGAGGAGCTTAATGTGTCCGTGGAATACCACGGCTCGACCCAGCATAATGCCAATGAACAGATGACCGTATTGGAGCAGACTATCGCCAAGAAGCCGGCGGGGATTGCGATTTCGGCGGTGAATTCCAAGCTGCTCACGGCGACGATCAACAAGGCGGTGGAGGCCGGTATTCCGGTGGTCCTGTTTGATTCGGGAGCGCCGGACAGTAAGGCCTATTCTTTTCTGGGAACAGATAATTACAATGCCGGCACCCAGGCCGCACACAAAATGGCGGAGCTGACCGGCAGCAAAGGTGAAGTGGCTATAATCACCACGCCTGACCAGCACAATCATCAGGAACGGACAGACGGCTTCAGCGATACCATCCGCAGTGAATACCCGGAGATGAAGCTGGTGGGGATCAAGAACGGACGGGGAGACCAGGTCGCCTCGCGGGAAGCTGCCGAGCTATTGCTGGGAGAATATCCGCAGCTTGCGGGGATCTTTGCTACGGAGTCCAATGGCGGTATCGGTGTAGCGGAAGCGGTGGATGCGGCTCACGGCAACGGCTTGGTTCCGCAGATCATCAGCTTCGATACCGATAAAGGGACGCTTGATTTGGTGAAGGAAGGAAAAATAGCCGCTACGATGGCCCAGGGTACCTGGAATATGGGCTATTGGTCGCTTACGGAGCTGTTTCATCTGCACCGTGATCTGGAAGCGGACCCTGAAGCGTATGCGAACCATAAGCCCGTGCCCGTACCGGATACGGTCGATACAGGGATAGACGTGGTCACACGGGTGAACGTTGATAACTATTATGCCAAATAG
- a CDS encoding cache domain-containing sensor histidine kinase: MRRSGLNMEKLKLNNLPIRYKLIIHFLLISILPAIGLGLLIGWTVDRIVEEQSNENTMQLIGKVNTAIENDVENLQKITYLMSFDPGVQKFLKGDTVNTGQSNNAAGNGESAEYNIRKFLQGFTTLSSEIAGIMLVNSEGDFISNEMYTRSGTQLTEEAWYKQAAENKGIFKIVGHPYGRAVMSHVDYQESEVVSAVRAIVDPETQVVQGVVLVDLKLRVIAETARDVTLGKTGYLTVVDNNGEMIYAPQHPFMQKIPAGLFTESSGITSETVDGRHLQLIYRTSPFTGWTTMGVFPMDESAFGVREITFNVVTFVFVVCMLGMTASFYLAYSISRPIGQLASFMSKAQSGDLTIRYWGNRSDEIGLLGRSFNTMLAQIGRLLSLTELQARQKREAELRSLQAHIKPHFLYNTLDTIHWMARSKGAEDIAEVVQSLSKLFRLGLSKGSDIIPLSDELEHIVSYLKIQQVRYSSKLTYSIEVEPQLQELYVLKLLLQPMVENAIYHGIKERRGPGHLSIEVVERENELYLTVLDDGAGIPPERLSMLKQRLEAVGKQDREHADTPLPDSAGSGYGILNVQARIRLTYGEPYGIMIESEPGTGTVVTLRHPVVRDSYPAKE; this comes from the coding sequence ATGCGGAGAAGCGGCCTGAACATGGAGAAGCTGAAGCTGAATAATCTGCCAATCCGCTATAAGCTGATTATTCACTTTTTGCTGATCAGCATCCTGCCTGCCATCGGGTTGGGGCTGCTGATTGGCTGGACCGTCGACCGGATTGTGGAAGAACAGAGCAACGAGAACACTATGCAGCTGATCGGCAAAGTGAATACAGCGATTGAGAACGATGTTGAGAATCTGCAGAAGATAACCTACCTGATGTCGTTTGATCCGGGAGTACAGAAGTTCCTGAAGGGGGATACAGTAAATACGGGGCAGTCTAACAATGCAGCTGGCAACGGGGAGTCGGCTGAATACAACATCCGCAAGTTTCTGCAGGGCTTCACTACGCTCAGCTCCGAGATTGCCGGGATAATGCTGGTCAATAGTGAAGGCGATTTCATCAGCAATGAGATGTATACCCGTTCTGGTACTCAGCTGACGGAGGAGGCCTGGTACAAGCAGGCAGCGGAGAACAAAGGGATCTTCAAGATTGTAGGTCATCCATACGGCCGCGCTGTAATGTCCCATGTGGATTATCAGGAGAGCGAGGTGGTCTCTGCCGTCAGGGCGATAGTCGATCCGGAAACGCAGGTCGTGCAGGGAGTGGTGCTGGTCGATCTGAAGTTGCGGGTGATTGCCGAGACGGCCAGGGATGTCACACTGGGCAAGACGGGCTATCTAACGGTGGTGGACAACAATGGGGAGATGATCTATGCGCCGCAGCACCCTTTTATGCAAAAGATTCCGGCAGGTCTATTCACCGAGTCCTCTGGAATCACCTCGGAGACCGTGGACGGCCGCCATTTGCAACTGATCTACCGGACCTCTCCCTTTACAGGCTGGACTACGATGGGCGTGTTTCCGATGGATGAGTCAGCCTTTGGGGTGCGCGAGATTACCTTCAATGTCGTAACCTTCGTGTTTGTAGTCTGTATGCTGGGGATGACGGCTTCCTTCTATCTGGCGTATTCCATCTCCCGTCCGATTGGACAGCTGGCTTCTTTCATGAGCAAAGCACAGTCCGGTGATCTGACGATTCGCTACTGGGGGAACCGTTCCGACGAGATCGGGCTGCTGGGCCGCAGCTTCAATACGATGCTGGCCCAGATTGGGCGGCTGCTGTCACTGACGGAGCTGCAGGCCCGGCAAAAGCGGGAAGCAGAGCTGCGCAGCCTGCAGGCGCATATCAAACCGCATTTCCTCTACAATACACTCGATACGATCCACTGGATGGCCCGCAGCAAGGGTGCGGAGGATATTGCCGAGGTGGTCCAGTCCTTGTCCAAGCTGTTCCGGCTAGGGCTGAGCAAAGGGAGTGATATTATTCCCCTCTCCGATGAACTCGAGCATATCGTCAGCTATCTGAAGATCCAGCAAGTCCGCTACAGCAGCAAGCTGACCTACTCGATTGAGGTTGAGCCGCAGCTACAGGAGCTGTACGTGCTTAAGCTGCTGCTCCAGCCGATGGTGGAGAACGCTATCTATCATGGCATTAAGGAACGCCGTGGTCCCGGTCATCTCTCCATTGAGGTGGTGGAGCGGGAGAATGAGCTGTATCTTACCGTTCTTGATGACGGTGCCGGGATTCCTCCGGAACGGCTAAGCATGCTTAAGCAGCGGCTTGAAGCTGTCGGGAAACAGGATCGTGAGCATGCAGATACGCCCCTGCCGGATAGCGCAGGCAGCGGATACGGAATTCTGAACGTGCAGGCCCGGATCAGGCTGACTTATGGGGAGCCTTACGGAATTATGATTGAGAGTGAACCTGGAACGGGAACGGTTGTAACACTCCGGCACCCGGTTGTCCGCGATAGCTACCCAGCGAAGGAATAA
- a CDS encoding response regulator transcription factor: protein MIDKWKVMIADDEGIIRDGIRQCVDWDSLGMSVMAEAEDGEEALELALHHSIDIALVDLNMPIMHGMELMKRLREQLPGCKIIVITGHDEFSYAQESIRLQVNDYILKPADPKQLMQVLRGVRDELESVKQQSQHLQQASRQLQKNFPLLRERFCQEWLDGNLSQAEIREQLQFLQLPPERPELIGIIRWRWEGQHPGMKENERQLYLFAIENIITELLEPYSKVIFRDSAGLIVILLWDAAGERVLAGAEGAVRSNLKIAVEVGTQNVQGEITELASAYRGCRVALAKEQPLSPLVRRAKQYMQEHYNEYGLTLEAMAGQLQASPVYLSRLFKQELGESFGTYLTQIRIRRAAQLLHSTELSINEVAEQSGYETQHYFSTAFKKHTGVSPLQFRKGVLPGAGDSKNE from the coding sequence ATGATAGACAAGTGGAAAGTAATGATTGCTGATGATGAGGGGATCATCCGCGATGGTATCCGGCAGTGTGTGGACTGGGATAGCCTGGGGATGAGTGTGATGGCGGAGGCAGAAGACGGTGAGGAGGCCCTGGAGCTGGCGCTTCATCATTCCATTGATATTGCACTGGTAGATCTCAATATGCCGATTATGCACGGCATGGAGCTGATGAAGCGGCTGCGGGAGCAGCTTCCCGGCTGCAAAATCATCGTCATTACCGGACACGATGAATTCTCGTATGCCCAGGAATCGATTCGTCTGCAGGTGAATGATTACATTCTCAAGCCCGCCGATCCGAAGCAGCTGATGCAGGTGCTCCGCGGCGTCCGCGATGAACTGGAGTCGGTGAAGCAGCAGAGCCAGCATCTGCAGCAGGCCTCCCGGCAACTGCAGAAGAATTTCCCGCTGCTGCGTGAACGCTTCTGCCAGGAATGGCTGGATGGGAATCTGAGCCAGGCGGAGATCCGGGAGCAGCTGCAGTTCCTGCAGCTGCCGCCGGAGCGGCCGGAACTGATCGGGATTATCCGCTGGAGATGGGAAGGCCAGCATCCGGGAATGAAAGAGAACGAACGCCAGCTGTATCTGTTCGCCATTGAGAATATCATCACGGAGCTGCTTGAGCCATATTCCAAGGTGATCTTCCGGGATTCCGCCGGACTGATCGTCATTCTGCTCTGGGATGCTGCAGGTGAGCGGGTGCTGGCCGGGGCGGAAGGCGCAGTGCGCAGCAATCTCAAGATCGCGGTTGAAGTCGGTACCCAGAATGTGCAGGGGGAGATTACCGAGCTGGCATCGGCATACCGGGGCTGCCGGGTAGCGCTGGCCAAGGAGCAGCCGCTATCGCCGCTCGTCCGCAGGGCGAAGCAGTATATGCAGGAGCACTACAACGAATATGGACTTACGCTGGAGGCGATGGCCGGCCAGCTTCAGGCATCACCGGTGTATCTCAGCCGCCTGTTCAAGCAGGAGCTTGGAGAATCCTTCGGCACTTACCTGACTCAGATCCGGATCCGCAGAGCTGCACAGCTTCTGCATTCTACGGAGCTAAGTATCAATGAAGTCGCTGAGCAATCGGGTTATGAGACCCAGCATTATTTCAGCACGGCGTTCAAGAAGCATACAGGTGTATCGCCGTTACAGTTCCGCAAAGGGGTATTACCGGGAGCTGGAGACAGTAAGAACGAATAA
- the chvE gene encoding multiple monosaccharide ABC transporter substrate-binding protein — protein MKRYSLVSLLLTLVLILSACGNNGNSSSGGDSSQGKVGIAMPTKSSERWVNDGNNMVKEFEKLGYGTDLQYAEDVVENQVSQIENMITKGVKAIVIASIDGEALTDVLQKAHDANVKVIAYDRLIKKSEYVDYYATFDNFKVGVLQGSYIEEKLGLKDGKGPFNIELFGGSPDDNNAYFFFDGAMSILKPYIDSGKLVVRSKQVTMDQVATLRWDGAAAQARMDNLLSANYASDNLDAVLSPYDGISIGILSSLKGVGYGSGDKKLPVVTGQDAELASVKSILAGEQTQTVFKDTRELAKKAVEMTESVLKGTEAEVNDTTTYDNGAKIVPSYLLEPVSVDASNVDKVLVDGGYYTKDQLGE, from the coding sequence ATGAAAAGATATTCATTGGTCTCATTGCTACTAACACTCGTACTCATCTTGTCCGCATGCGGCAACAACGGCAACTCATCAAGCGGCGGAGACTCGTCCCAAGGCAAAGTAGGGATCGCAATGCCGACGAAATCCTCGGAACGCTGGGTGAATGACGGCAACAACATGGTGAAGGAGTTCGAGAAGCTGGGCTACGGTACGGATCTGCAATATGCAGAAGATGTCGTGGAGAACCAGGTATCCCAGATTGAGAATATGATCACTAAAGGCGTGAAAGCAATTGTAATCGCTTCAATTGACGGCGAGGCCCTGACGGATGTGCTGCAGAAGGCACATGATGCGAATGTCAAAGTCATTGCCTATGACCGTCTGATCAAAAAAAGTGAATATGTAGACTACTATGCGACCTTCGATAATTTCAAGGTTGGCGTACTGCAGGGCTCTTACATTGAGGAAAAGCTTGGCCTTAAGGACGGCAAAGGACCTTTCAACATTGAGCTGTTCGGCGGATCCCCGGATGACAATAACGCCTACTTCTTCTTCGATGGCGCGATGTCAATCCTCAAGCCTTATATTGATTCCGGCAAGCTGGTTGTCCGCAGCAAGCAGGTTACTATGGATCAGGTAGCTACGCTGCGCTGGGACGGTGCTGCCGCCCAGGCGCGCATGGATAACCTGCTGAGCGCCAATTATGCAAGCGATAATCTTGACGCTGTTCTCTCTCCTTACGATGGCATCAGCATCGGGATTCTCTCTTCCCTGAAGGGTGTAGGCTACGGTTCAGGCGACAAGAAGCTTCCGGTTGTTACCGGACAGGACGCTGAGCTGGCTTCCGTGAAATCCATTCTGGCTGGAGAGCAGACACAGACGGTATTCAAGGATACCCGTGAATTAGCCAAGAAAGCTGTAGAAATGACCGAAAGTGTGCTGAAAGGTACAGAAGCCGAAGTCAACGATACCACAACCTATGACAATGGCGCCAAAATCGTTCCGTCCTACCTGCTGGAGCCAGTTTCAGTAGATGCAAGCAACGTAGACAAGGTACTGGTAGACGGTGGCTACTATACCAAAGATCAGCTGGGAGAATAA
- the mmsA gene encoding multiple monosaccharide ABC transporter ATP-binding protein, whose protein sequence is MSEYILEMKSITKTFPGVKALSNVNLQVKAGEIHALCGENGAGKSTLMKVLSGVYPHGTYEGDILYQGEVCQFKDIKDSESLGIVIIHQELALIPYLSISENIFLGNEQARRGVINWNETTVKTKELLTTVGLKESPFTGVSTIGVGKQQLVEIAKALSKEVKLLILDEPTAALNEDDSENLLMLILELKKRGISSIIISHKLNEIEKIADSVTILRDGQTIKTLDMKRDAVTEDVIIKGMVGRDLTNRYPERTPELGETIFEIRNWEVYHPTQQDRKMLDQINLHIRRGEVVGIAGLMGAGRTELAMSVFGKSYGKRISGQTFMHGKEVQLNNITQAIESGLAYVTEDRKQYGLILIDDIKRNISLSSLKKLSRRGVINENEEVLVAEEYRKKLNIKSPSILQKTVNLSGGNQQKVVLSKWIYAQPDILILDEPTRGIDVGAKYEIYSIINSLAAEGKGVLVISSELPEIIGMCDRIYTMCEGRISGEVERKDASQELLMKFMTRSRG, encoded by the coding sequence TTGAGTGAATATATCTTGGAGATGAAAAGCATTACAAAGACATTCCCCGGCGTCAAGGCGCTCTCGAATGTCAACCTGCAGGTCAAGGCCGGTGAAATCCACGCCCTCTGCGGGGAGAATGGAGCCGGCAAATCCACGCTGATGAAGGTGCTAAGCGGAGTGTACCCGCATGGAACTTACGAAGGGGATATTCTGTATCAGGGAGAGGTATGCCAGTTCAAGGATATCAAGGACAGTGAAAGTCTGGGCATCGTCATTATCCACCAGGAGCTGGCGCTGATTCCGTATTTGTCTATTTCGGAGAACATCTTCCTCGGCAATGAGCAAGCGCGGCGCGGGGTGATCAACTGGAACGAAACGACGGTGAAGACCAAGGAACTGCTAACGACCGTCGGCCTCAAGGAATCGCCGTTTACCGGAGTATCAACGATCGGCGTCGGCAAGCAGCAGCTTGTAGAGATTGCCAAGGCACTCTCCAAGGAAGTGAAGCTGCTCATTCTCGACGAACCGACTGCGGCGCTGAACGAGGATGATAGCGAGAACCTGCTGATGCTCATTTTGGAGCTGAAGAAGCGCGGGATTTCCTCGATTATCATTTCCCACAAATTGAACGAAATCGAGAAGATAGCGGATTCCGTAACGATTCTGCGGGATGGACAGACCATTAAGACACTGGATATGAAACGCGATGCGGTCACTGAAGATGTCATTATTAAAGGCATGGTCGGACGCGATCTGACGAACCGTTATCCAGAGCGTACACCGGAGCTGGGAGAGACCATCTTCGAGATCCGTAACTGGGAGGTATATCATCCGACGCAGCAGGACCGCAAAATGCTGGATCAGATTAATCTGCATATCCGGCGCGGCGAGGTTGTCGGCATTGCCGGACTGATGGGTGCGGGACGTACGGAGTTGGCCATGAGCGTGTTCGGCAAGTCATACGGCAAGCGGATCAGTGGCCAGACCTTTATGCACGGCAAAGAGGTCCAGCTGAATAACATCACTCAGGCCATTGAGAGCGGACTGGCCTACGTTACCGAGGACCGCAAGCAGTACGGGCTCATCCTGATCGACGATATCAAGCGGAACATCTCGCTCAGCAGTCTGAAGAAGCTGTCCCGCCGTGGAGTGATTAATGAGAATGAGGAAGTGCTGGTCGCCGAGGAATACCGGAAGAAGCTGAATATTAAGTCTCCGAGCATTCTGCAAAAGACAGTGAATCTCAGCGGCGGCAATCAGCAGAAGGTGGTACTCAGCAAATGGATTTATGCCCAGCCGGATATTCTGATCCTGGATGAGCCCACCCGGGGAATTGATGTGGGTGCCAAATACGAAATCTACTCGATCATTAACAGCCTGGCCGCAGAGGGCAAGGGAGTGCTGGTTATCTCCTCCGAGCTGCCGGAAATCATCGGGATGTGCGACCGGATCTACACCATGTGCGAAGGGCGCATCAGTGGAGAAGTGGAACGCAAGGATGCATCGCAGGAGCTGTTGATGAAATTTATGACACGAAGCAGGGGGTAA